The Burkholderia mayonis genome window below encodes:
- the kdpF gene encoding K(+)-transporting ATPase subunit F, giving the protein MSAWMMWLAGAATAILFAYLLYALLRAEELE; this is encoded by the coding sequence ATGAGCGCCTGGATGATGTGGCTTGCGGGTGCCGCGACGGCCATCTTGTTCGCCTATCTCCTCTATGCGCTTTTGCGCGCGGAGGAACTCGAATGA
- the kdpA gene encoding potassium-transporting ATPase subunit KdpA, with amino-acid sequence MNLNNSIQTVLYIVLLIALAIPLGQYMANVLDGTSAIVRRVGRPIETVLYKLAGVDPTVEMSWRQYALAVVAFNALGIVVVYGVLRIQQWLPGNPQAFGPMTPDAAFNTAVSFVTNTNWQDYTPEQTVSYLTQMAALTVQNFFSAATGIAVVIALIRGFARHTSKTIGNFWVDFTRITLYILTPAALVVALVLVSQGAIQNFSSYVDVPTLQVTHYQAPKTDAQGNPVKDAKGNPVMADFKAEKQTIAMGPVASQEAIKMLGTNGGGFFNANSAHPYENPTPFANFTQMIAILVIPAALCVVFGRMVGDRRQGHAILATMTIAFALACWGEISAEQAGNPVFTMLNVDQRASPVQDGGNMEGKETRFGIAQSGIFTVATTAASCGATNNTHDSLTPLGGFVPLMLIQLGEVIFGGVGSGLYGMLVFALLAVFVAGLMIGRTPEYVGKKIESYEMKMVSIAVLLTPLLVLVGASVAVLSAAGVAGVDNPGPHGFSEILYAYSSAANNNGSAFAGLSVNTPFYNVTLAIAMWFGRLGSIVPVLAIAGSLADKKRIAVTAGTLPTHGPLFVVLLLGTVVLVGALTYVPALALGPVVEHLMMIAGH; translated from the coding sequence ATGAACCTGAACAATTCGATCCAGACCGTCCTTTATATCGTCTTACTGATCGCGCTGGCGATTCCGCTCGGTCAGTATATGGCGAACGTGCTCGACGGCACGTCGGCGATCGTGCGTCGCGTAGGGCGACCGATCGAAACTGTGTTGTACAAACTAGCCGGCGTCGACCCCACTGTGGAGATGTCGTGGCGGCAGTACGCGTTGGCCGTGGTTGCGTTCAATGCGCTCGGGATCGTCGTCGTGTACGGCGTGCTTCGCATCCAGCAATGGCTGCCGGGCAATCCGCAGGCTTTCGGCCCGATGACGCCGGACGCTGCATTCAACACCGCGGTGAGCTTCGTCACGAACACCAATTGGCAGGACTACACGCCTGAGCAGACGGTCAGCTATTTGACCCAGATGGCCGCACTGACCGTGCAGAACTTCTTCTCGGCCGCAACAGGCATTGCAGTCGTAATCGCACTGATTCGCGGTTTCGCACGCCATACGTCGAAGACGATCGGCAACTTCTGGGTCGACTTCACGCGCATTACGTTGTACATCCTGACGCCTGCCGCGCTTGTCGTCGCCCTGGTGCTCGTGAGTCAGGGCGCAATCCAGAACTTTTCGTCGTATGTCGATGTTCCGACCTTGCAGGTCACGCACTACCAGGCGCCCAAGACGGATGCGCAAGGCAACCCGGTCAAGGACGCGAAAGGCAATCCGGTGATGGCGGACTTCAAGGCCGAAAAGCAGACGATTGCGATGGGGCCGGTCGCATCGCAGGAAGCGATCAAGATGCTCGGCACGAATGGCGGCGGATTCTTCAATGCAAACTCCGCGCATCCTTATGAGAACCCGACGCCGTTCGCCAACTTCACGCAGATGATCGCGATACTGGTCATTCCCGCCGCGCTGTGCGTCGTCTTCGGCCGCATGGTCGGCGACCGTCGGCAGGGCCATGCGATTCTCGCAACGATGACGATTGCATTCGCACTTGCATGTTGGGGCGAAATATCCGCCGAGCAGGCCGGCAATCCCGTGTTCACGATGCTGAACGTCGATCAGCGCGCGTCGCCCGTTCAGGACGGCGGCAACATGGAAGGCAAGGAAACCCGTTTCGGCATCGCGCAGTCGGGCATCTTCACCGTCGCCACCACGGCGGCGTCGTGTGGCGCGACGAACAACACGCACGATTCGTTGACGCCGTTGGGCGGATTCGTTCCGCTGATGCTGATCCAACTCGGCGAAGTGATCTTTGGCGGCGTGGGCTCTGGCCTTTACGGCATGCTCGTTTTCGCATTGCTGGCGGTGTTCGTCGCCGGGCTGATGATCGGACGAACGCCGGAATACGTCGGCAAGAAGATCGAATCGTATGAAATGAAGATGGTGTCGATTGCCGTCTTGCTGACGCCGCTCCTCGTGCTGGTCGGCGCATCGGTTGCCGTGCTGTCGGCGGCCGGCGTGGCGGGCGTCGACAATCCGGGGCCGCACGGCTTCTCGGAGATTCTATACGCGTACAGCTCGGCCGCGAACAACAACGGCAGCGCGTTCGCGGGCCTGTCGGTCAATACGCCGTTCTACAACGTGACGCTCGCGATTGCGATGTGGTTCGGCCGCCTTGGCTCGATTGTCCCGGTGCTGGCGATTGCAGGCTCGCTCGCGGACAAGAAGCGCATTGCGGTCACGGCCGGCACGCTTCCGACGCATGGCCCGCTTTTCGTGGTGCTGCTCCTCGGCACCGTCGTGTTGGTCGGCGCGTTGACCTACGTGCCGGCGCTCGCGCTCGGCCCGGTCGTCGAGCATCTGATGATGATTGCCGGTCATTGA
- a CDS encoding potassium ABC transporter ATPase yields MDLLYLIAIGVFTGLIAAMIFGCDKLRRTSGGRS; encoded by the coding sequence ATGGATCTCCTTTATCTCATCGCCATCGGCGTGTTCACCGGCTTGATCGCCGCGATGATATTCGGCTGCGACAAACTGCGCCGCACATCGGGGGGGCGGTCATGA